One stretch of Vulpes lagopus strain Blue_001 chromosome X, ASM1834538v1, whole genome shotgun sequence DNA includes these proteins:
- the LOC121482596 gene encoding LOW QUALITY PROTEIN: DNA replication factor Cdt1-like (The sequence of the model RefSeq protein was modified relative to this genomic sequence to represent the inferred CDS: inserted 1 base in 1 codon): protein MDYLLARARSLMSPRMEKALSDLALRTTKPSSPGAPSPALPATPPATLKGVSQDLLERIRCKEAQKLLAQMTRHPEQEQRLXRLQRLPELARVLRSIFVSERKPALTMEVACSRMVGSYPAAMNPGEMEKHIRLLSELLPDWLSLHHIHTDTYIKLDKAADLAGIIMRLARLALAEAAL, encoded by the exons ATGGACTACCTGTTGGCTCGTGCCCGCAGCCTCATGTCACCCAGGATGGAAAAGGCCCTGAGTGACCTGGCTTTGCGTACAACCAAGCCTAGCAGCCCtggggcccccagccctgccctgccggCCACCCCACCTGCTACCCTGAAGGGGGTGTCCCAGGACCTGCTAGAGAGGATCCGCTGCAAGGAGGCACAGAAGCTGCTGGCGCAGATGACCCGACACCCAGAGCAGGAGCAACGGC AAAGGCTGCAGCGGCTGCCCGAGCTGGCCCGCGTGCTGCGCAGCATCTTTGTGTCCGAGCGTAAGCCTGCGCTCACCATGGAGGTGGCCTGCAGCAGGATGGTGGGCAGCTACCCTGCAGCCATGAACCCCGGAGAGATGGAAAAGCACATACGGCTCCTCTCTGAGCTGCTACCCGACTGGCTCAGCCTCCACCACATCCACACAGACACCTACATCAAGCTGGACAAGGCTGCTGACCTGGCAGGTATCATCATGAGGCTGGCCCGCCTTGCCCTTGCAGAGGCAGCACTGTGA